In Phenylobacterium zucineum HLK1, one DNA window encodes the following:
- the scpA gene encoding methylmalonyl-CoA mutase produces the protein MSSFPDFAALPFDAELASAPPATGEAWATPEGIPVKPAYDASDAHGLTELSGYPGLAPFVRGPYPTMYATNPWTIRQYAGFSTAEDSNAFYRRNLAAGQMGLSIAFDLATHRGYDSDHPRVPGDVGMAGVAIDSILDMRTLFDGIPLDKMSVSMTMNGAVLPIMALYIVAAEEQGVPHEKLSGTIQNDILKEFLTRNTYIYPPGPSMRIIADIFAYTSKEMPRFNSISISGYHMQEAGATLDLELAYTLADGIEYVRAGVAAGMSVDQFAPRLSFFWNAGMNVFMEIAKQRAARLLWAKLMKQEFDPKDARSLSLRAHTQTSGWSLAAQDVFNNVARTAIEAMAATGGQTQSLHTNSLDEALALPTDFSARISRNTQLFLQIESGQTRVIDPWGGSYYVEALTAQLAERALAHIAEVEALGGMAKAIEDGLPKRRIEEASARTQARIDSGQQSVVGVNRYKPDVADDIPVLKVDNTAVRTAQIAKLNRLKAERDPEAVAAALDALSAGAAGDGNLLELSVNAARAKATVGEISYALEKVFGRHKAHADAVKGVYLREAGATPAADRARAMAEAFRQADGRRPRVLIAKMGQDGHDRGQKVIASGFADLGFDVDIGDLFQTPAETAAQAVRDGVHAVGASSLAAGHLTLVPELRAELAKLGRPDIVVFVGGVIPPEDFKALEEMGVAAIFPPGTVVPEAAIEVLDRLNEQLGYAQEAAQ, from the coding sequence ATGTCCTCGTTCCCCGATTTCGCCGCCCTGCCGTTCGACGCCGAGCTTGCGTCCGCCCCGCCCGCGACCGGCGAGGCCTGGGCCACGCCCGAGGGCATTCCCGTCAAGCCGGCCTATGACGCGTCCGACGCCCACGGCCTGACGGAGCTGTCCGGCTATCCCGGCCTCGCGCCCTTCGTCCGGGGCCCCTACCCCACGATGTACGCGACCAATCCGTGGACCATCCGCCAGTACGCGGGCTTCTCCACGGCCGAGGACTCCAACGCCTTCTACCGCCGCAACCTGGCGGCCGGTCAGATGGGCCTGTCCATCGCCTTCGACCTGGCCACCCACCGCGGCTACGATTCCGACCATCCGCGCGTGCCCGGCGACGTCGGCATGGCGGGCGTGGCCATCGATTCCATCCTCGACATGCGCACGCTGTTCGACGGCATCCCGCTCGACAAGATGAGCGTGTCGATGACCATGAACGGCGCCGTGCTGCCGATCATGGCGCTCTACATCGTGGCGGCCGAGGAGCAGGGCGTCCCGCACGAGAAGCTGTCGGGCACCATCCAGAACGACATCCTCAAGGAGTTCCTGACCCGGAACACCTACATCTACCCGCCCGGTCCCTCGATGCGGATCATCGCGGACATCTTCGCCTACACCTCGAAGGAGATGCCGCGGTTCAACTCGATCTCGATCAGCGGCTACCACATGCAGGAAGCCGGGGCGACGCTCGACCTGGAGCTGGCCTACACCCTGGCCGACGGCATCGAGTACGTCCGCGCCGGCGTCGCCGCCGGCATGAGCGTGGACCAGTTCGCCCCGCGCCTGTCGTTCTTCTGGAACGCCGGCATGAACGTCTTCATGGAGATCGCCAAGCAGCGGGCCGCGCGCCTGCTGTGGGCCAAGCTCATGAAGCAGGAGTTCGACCCCAAGGACGCTCGCTCGCTGTCGCTTAGGGCCCACACCCAGACCTCGGGCTGGTCGCTGGCCGCCCAGGACGTGTTCAACAACGTCGCGCGGACGGCCATCGAGGCCATGGCCGCCACCGGCGGCCAGACCCAGAGCCTGCACACCAACAGCCTCGACGAGGCCCTGGCCCTGCCGACCGACTTCTCGGCCCGCATCAGCCGCAACACCCAGCTCTTCCTGCAGATCGAAAGCGGCCAGACCCGGGTGATCGATCCCTGGGGCGGCAGCTACTACGTCGAGGCCCTGACGGCCCAGCTCGCCGAGCGCGCCCTGGCCCATATCGCCGAGGTGGAGGCGCTCGGCGGCATGGCCAAGGCGATCGAGGACGGCCTGCCCAAGCGGCGCATCGAGGAGGCCTCGGCCCGCACCCAGGCGCGGATCGATTCGGGCCAGCAGAGCGTCGTCGGCGTGAACCGCTACAAGCCCGACGTCGCCGACGACATCCCGGTGCTGAAGGTCGACAACACCGCGGTCCGCACCGCCCAGATCGCCAAGCTGAACCGGCTGAAGGCCGAGCGCGATCCCGAGGCCGTGGCCGCCGCGCTCGACGCGCTCTCGGCCGGCGCCGCCGGCGACGGCAACCTGCTGGAGCTGTCGGTGAACGCCGCCCGCGCCAAGGCCACCGTGGGCGAGATCTCCTACGCGCTCGAGAAGGTGTTCGGCCGCCACAAGGCCCACGCCGACGCGGTGAAGGGCGTCTACCTGCGCGAGGCGGGCGCCACGCCGGCCGCCGACCGCGCCCGCGCCATGGCCGAGGCCTTCCGCCAGGCCGACGGGCGCAGGCCCCGCGTCCTGATCGCCAAGATGGGCCAGGACGGCCACGACCGCGGCCAGAAGGTGATCGCCTCCGGCTTCGCCGACCTCGGCTTCGACGTAGACATCGGCGACCTCTTCCAGACCCCGGCCGAGACCGCCGCCCAGGCGGTGCGCGACGGCGTCCATGCGGTGGGCGCGAGCTCCCTGGCCGCCGGCCACCTGACGCTCGTTCCCGAGCTGAGGGCCGAGCTGGCCAAGCTGGGCCGGCCCGACATCGTGGTCTTCGTCGGCGGCGTCATCCCGCCCGAGGACTTCAAGGCGCTGGAGGAGATGGGCGTGGCGGCGATCTTCCCGCCCGGCACCGTCGTGCCCGAGGCCGCCATCGAGGTCCTGGACCGCCTGAACGAACAGCTCGGCTACGCCCAGGAGGCGGCGCAGTAG